In Nostoc piscinale CENA21, the genomic stretch TTTTGCTTCGGAGTTGTAAAAATGTACGACAAAAGCGACATAGAGATAATGATTGAGAATATGAGTTTATCTGGTGTGCTTAGTATACTTTCGCAGGTCTGTTACGAGAAAGCCGAACATTTAAGAACTAATTGGCAAGACGTAGAAACAGCGAGAACATGGGAGAAAGTTGGTAGAGCCGTTGGTAAAATCAAAATCAAAACTGATTTATAAGTTCTCTTGACCCCAAAAATCGGGTTTTTGTTGGTAGCTGTGACGATACGATGAGTGCAGCAGTTCCCACAAACCCGATTAAATTAAGAGTACTGAATTAAAAGACCGTTCATCTAAGGAGAGTACAAGCTCCGTCTCAGAGCATACCCCTTGCTCCTTGCTCCCCTACCTCTTTTGACACCCTTACACCCATTCTCAACAGCCAAAACTTTGGGTGTAAATACTAAATATATTTAGAAGTCTTGACTTTTTGCGTAATCCCCGACGATATTAGTGTACTAATCAATAGACAATTCTCAATCAAAAGATGAAGTCAGATAGTTAAGTAAAATTAATTTTTGCAAAGTAATTAAAAAAAAAAGTTAATTTGTTATCAAAATCTGGCTCCATCCGTATGATTATACAGGATGATCCTTGTCTATTTCTTTAGTAAGACTTTTAAGGGGTTCCAAAAGATGATGAAGTTAAAATTTGTTGGTGTGATTGCGAGTCTTGCTCTGGTGGGTAGCTTAGTTGCTTGCTCAGGTGCTAATGATCAAGCTGCTCCTGGTAGTTCACCTTCGGCTGCTCCTGCTTCTAATACTGGCGACGCGATGAAGAAAGAAGGCGACGCTATGAAGAAAGACGGTGACGCGATGAAGAAAGAAGGCGACGCTATGAAAAAAGAAGGCGACGCTATGAAAAAAGAAGGCGACGCTATGAAGAAAGATGGAGCTAAACCAGCACCAACCAGCACACCCTAATGTTTGCGTCGCTGAGGATACATTGACTAAAACAACAGTTTTTACATCTTTAATTAAGAAGTTTGTATCCTGAAGCCACTTGTGCATACAAGCATTGCTGAAAAACTTTTTGTAACCGTTCTGGAAAACCATAGATGTAAAGTTGGTAATTTTTTATACGTTGAATTTTAAAGTTAAAAAACTTTGTCAACATAGATAAAAGTTACCAAAGTAATTGATTCATGGGTGCGTTATCTACGCACCCATTTCTCCGAAAAGTTGTTTCGGTATCTCCGTAATCATCCGAAACCAAAAAGTATTCAACTATATCTTCATAACCACAAGGATTGCTTTATGGATAGACATTTCATCAAGCGCCGCCGACTGCTTACCTATCTTGGTTTAGGAGCGATAGGAGCAGGTGGAGTGGCGATCGCGTCTGGATGTTCTGGGAAAAGCATTATTTCCACACCAACTGCGACTCAATCTGCTACCAATACTACTCCGACTGAAAATACCAGCGCCGCCTCACCTTCTAATGCCCAAAAGCTCCCGGAATTCCAAGGCATTTCTCAGTGGCTAAACTCCTCACCCTTAACCACTGCTGACCTTAAAGGTAGTGTGGTGTTGGTGCAGTTTTGGACATTTGCTTGCATTAACTGTCAGCGTACCTTGCCTTATGTCACCCGTTGGCATCAAGAATATGCCGACAAAGGCTTGAAAGTCGTCGGTGTCCACACACCAGAGTTTGCTTATGAAAAAGTGGTCAATAATGTCAAACAAGCTTTGAAAAAGCACAAAATTAACTATGCAGTGCCAATAGACAACGAATTTCAAACTTGGAATGCTTATAAAAATGAATACTGGCCGCATTTGTTTTTAGCCGATCGCCAAGGGGTGATTCGTTACGACCACATCGGTGAAGGTGCTTATTCCGATACAGAACAAATGATCCGTCAGCTTTTAGGATAGATTGAGATGGCAATCACTTCCCTATCAGCCGGGTTAGCAATTGTGGCGGGAGCGTTAACGGTACTGTCACCTTGTGTTTTACCGGTTTTGCCTGTGTTAGTGGGGCGATCGCTGTCTACCCATCGTTATGGGCCTGTGGCCTTAGTAGCGGGTTTAGTGGGTGGATTTGCCACAGCTGGGAGTGTGTTAGGAATTGCCAGCAGTTGGTTAGCTGGGTTGGCTAATACTCTGCGCTATGTGGGCATATTTATCTTATTGCTCCTGGGTGTGTTGGCAATCTTTCCCAAATGGAGTTATTTGCTCCTGAGTTATTTGCAATTGGGCAGAATTAAAAGAACCACAGGAGTAGGATTGGCAGGAGAGTTTTGGTTAGGCACTCAGCTTGGTTTATTGTGGACTCCTTGTGCTGGGCCTGTACTGGGGAGTATTTTAATTTTGGCAGCCAGCAAGCATGAAATTGTTGGGACATTTGCACTGTTATTAGCTTTTGGCGTGGGAGCAGCCTTACCGTTATTGGCGATCGCTTATGCTGGACGTTATGCCAGTCAATCTTTGCTAGGGTTGCGATCGCGCAGTGAAATGTTACATAGAATTGGTGGTGTTTTGGTAGCCGCATCTGCGATCGCTATTCTCTTAGGTTGGGATGTGCAGATTCAACTGTGGTTAGCTCCCATGTTCCCCCGCCTGCCACTGTAAAATCTCTAACAAGCAAATAAGATTTTTGAGGCAGTTTATAAAAACTTGCTAAATTTTCAGGGTTTACCGCTACTTTCAGTGTAGTTAATAGTAACTTCATGGTAAGTTGCAATCATGACTACATGAAAAAATGCAACATCAATCAGCGAAAAATTGAGCGCAGCTACTAATGCAGACTGCGCTCATGTTTCGATGAGTATTGGGTATTGGGAGGCTTTGGCGCTATGCACAGACAATTACTAATTTTGAGTTTGGCAACTGTGGCGATTGTAGGTTGTGCAGCACAGGTAGGGACAAAACCGACAGAAAACTCGACAACCCCAGGAGTGGAAAGCGTTCAAGCCACAGAAACCGCAACTCCCACAACTGCAACCCCAACTACAGTTGTCAAATCTGGTGATTTTGTCAAAGGAGAACATATCACTCAGGGTAATGCCCGCATCATTACCGAAAATGGTAAAACCTTTTTAGAATTTGATCAAAACTTCAAAACCGACAGTGGCCCAGATTTGTTAGTCATTTTACATCGGCAACAGCAACCTAAAATTTACGGCATCACTGAAAAAGAGTACGTCAGTTTGGGGCGGTTACAAAAAACCTCTGGTAGTCAACGCTATGATATATCCGAGAATATCAAGATTGCAGATTTTGCCAGTGCAGTAATTTGGTGTC encodes the following:
- a CDS encoding DM13 domain-containing protein yields the protein MHRQLLILSLATVAIVGCAAQVGTKPTENSTTPGVESVQATETATPTTATPTTVVKSGDFVKGEHITQGNARIITENGKTFLEFDQNFKTDSGPDLLVILHRQQQPKIYGITEKEYVSLGRLQKTSGSQRYDISENIKIADFASAVIWCRTFNATFGYAAFK
- a CDS encoding thioredoxin family protein yields the protein MDRHFIKRRRLLTYLGLGAIGAGGVAIASGCSGKSIISTPTATQSATNTTPTENTSAASPSNAQKLPEFQGISQWLNSSPLTTADLKGSVVLVQFWTFACINCQRTLPYVTRWHQEYADKGLKVVGVHTPEFAYEKVVNNVKQALKKHKINYAVPIDNEFQTWNAYKNEYWPHLFLADRQGVIRYDHIGEGAYSDTEQMIRQLLG
- a CDS encoding cytochrome c biogenesis CcdA family protein, whose protein sequence is MAITSLSAGLAIVAGALTVLSPCVLPVLPVLVGRSLSTHRYGPVALVAGLVGGFATAGSVLGIASSWLAGLANTLRYVGIFILLLLGVLAIFPKWSYLLLSYLQLGRIKRTTGVGLAGEFWLGTQLGLLWTPCAGPVLGSILILAASKHEIVGTFALLLAFGVGAALPLLAIAYAGRYASQSLLGLRSRSEMLHRIGGVLVAASAIAILLGWDVQIQLWLAPMFPRLPL